The following nucleotide sequence is from Aspergillus luchuensis IFO 4308 DNA, chromosome 1, nearly complete sequence.
TAATGAACAACGGTGCAGActattttctctttcttctttcttctttcttctctctctttctctctctctctcttctatAAATCTTGCTTTCAACATGCTTGCTCCCTCTGCATCCGTAACCCCCTCCGCTAACTCAAACGGGGCGTATGCGGTTCCTTCTACCCAGCGTGTTCGGCGTTTATCCTTATGGATTTGAGGCCCACGTCCTCCCCAAGCCCAGATAAGACACAGGATAATGGCTCACAAGCATTGCAGGTGCATCTCTGAGGACCTTGAACAACTACACCACGCAGGTTTCCGTTAAGGTGCTTTGAAAGGGCCTTGACATCGTGCTTTCCACGGGTCAATTTTGGCGCATAAGCCCATGCCTTTGCGATGGCCTTTCCTATAAAATTGCCCTTTATGCAATCTCACCCGTACTAATGAGCTCAACTAATAAAGCGGCTTTATGGGGCCTTGCATGCATATCCAACTTTGTCTATAAGGTGGACCCGTTATCAGGAACCTTCCTGAAAAATTTCAAGCACAGCAATTTACGAGGAAGCCGGCAAGGCATGTAAGCGATATAATTAGAAGCACATAAAAAGTGTCCCTCAGGCTCAGATTTCCTGTAAAAACTGCCTCCAGAGTAATAATGCCAATCATAATCTCGACAAGACTAGGCAGGGCACTTGTATTCAGCTTTTGCGTCTTCGGAGGCTCCCAGAGGCCTGCGTGTCCACCGCAATATTAAGTCAATAAATACTACCACGGCCTCGGTCCCTGTAAAATCCGCCAGAAAGCAAAGAGAGCACCCATGAGGTTTTCGTCCCGCACAGGTTGGCTTTGCAGATGAGACTGTAGTGAAAATTATCTCGTGCATTCTGTCCTGGAAATGTTTCGTTAGAGGTTGCCGTGGCGTAGCATGCTCTTCCGGTGAAAGGATCTCAGAGCGGGCATAGCTGCAGGGTTGCTAGGGTGGTGGTAAATGAGATCAGTGagtggaaggatggaaggtgTTGGGAAAGTGGTGAGGCAGGTTCATCGTGCTGTTCCGGCGGGTATGAATGCTATAATTAAAGCTGCTAGACACGGTGGGGTTAATTACGACGTGCAAGTCCTTGAGCAACCGGTGCAGATGCAGTTGCATGGCATGGTTTGTTTCGAAACACGGTGCTGGAAGAACTGTGCTAAAGAAAAGAGGACTTCGATGGGGTTTCGGAGGCGCTGGATATGGGGGATTGTGAACAGAGATAATCACTTCGATTGCGCTGTAAGGAAAGTGATTGAAGATGTTTCGAGAGTTGGTGGCAGATTGAGATGCTCATGTCGAGACCTTGATGAGCCCTACGCTTGTGTATATGAtggagggtggaagggaGGCAGACTGACTTGGTTCGGTGTTGTTCTTGGGCTTGCTTATATAGGAAGAAATTGGTTTTCTATAATTCGGTAAGTTTGGTGATAGCAGGTTAATGGAGGTAGAGGACTGCGCGTAGTATTTGAAGGTGTACTGCACGGCTGCCTAGTGTGTGTCCCTCTGAACTGGCTTCGAGAGTAGTGACTGAGCCATTAGTAAGCTATCTTTTCCTTGTTATGTCAATGTGTTTTGGGTGCATGAAAGCTTACAGATGGAGGTACTGGCGAAATACGAATGCAAGTATGCTTTTCCACTCGTCTTGTTCGGATGCCGAGGGAACAAGCTTGCCTTCGTAATCTGCGGCTGTCAGTTAGCGAAGGACTCGGAGGTAGGAAGACTGTGGGAGCTCATTTTGTACGAATCATCGAAGTCCAACTGTCTCGACGTTCTTCAGTATGCTGTGAAGTTGGAAGTGGCACCGTCAAGATTGCATCTGTTGCTGTCGAAATCCATGGCAATGGCTTGTCGGCATGGTGCTGAACGGACGTTGGTTTTTCTTCTGAAAATGTTAGGAAATGTCATTCCTAGGGATCTATGGAAAACGTGCTTCAGGAAAGCCATCTCAGGTGGTCACGATGAGGTCTTTCAGCTTCTTATGAATAAAGCTCCTGATGTTCTGTCGAAGACGGACTACTGCGAGGCTCTCCTGAAAGCCTCATACGTGGGAAGCGAAGGCGTGATAGATGTACTGGCTTCGAAGGTCCAGCTTATTCCGAACAGCCAAGCCGTGATGGATGAGGCCCTGTGAACTGGAGAAGAAAGTAGGCGAGGAACTGTTAAAGCTGGCCTTGGGGAGCGACTATGATCGAACAACCTCTCAAATAAATAGGACCGACGACTTTGTGATCCAAAAAACCCACCTCGAGAGGAAACTCGAAGATGTTCGAAATACCTCCGAATCAATAGTGCGTGACCTTTTTAACAACGGAGCCCAGgtgcatccatccaatcgCCCACTAGGTGATCCACTCCATATTGCATTATATGTGGGGCCAGTGCCCATTGCAAAGCTTCTGCTTGAGCACGGAGCTTATATCAATTCCCGCGGAGGTTTTTCGGTTCGGCGCTGCTCGCAGCTGTGGTTTCTGGAAGGAACGCAATTTTCGAGTTTCTTTTGGCCCAAGGAATCGATGTTAATATGCGCTCGGAACGTTTTGTGTCAGCTATATGCCATGCTCGGGAGATACGAAGTCCCAGGACATTGAGgctctccttcatcatgggGCTATCAGTATGAGTTTTAAGAATCCTCTGGAAGGGCCGTTCTACGATGAGAGGCATTGGAAAGTCTATATTTAGTCTGACATTGAGGATACTGCTGTACGCAGAATCTTGGCTATAGAAATGTGGGTAGATCATCAGTCGCAGTAGCATAAGTATGGTAGTCATTTGGCAGCAGGATGGCTTCATTCCCAACCTGTGCCCATTCATTTTCGAATACTGCTAGATCACGCAAGGAGGAGTTACTCAGACCCCTTGTAGAACGACCGAACGTTGACTCGGCCGATGTCCGTTTATGCTTCTCTTATCAGCAGACAAGCGCAGAGTTTGCCGTCAAGGACTGCGATTACTCGAGAGGTTGCACCGTCCACCTGCGTTGGGAATATGAGCTTGATGGATCAGCTTGAGTGTTGTTGATTCATGTACGTTATAATCATATCCGTGATAACACGCTGTCTTCTTTCTGTTTCCAGTCCCATCAGCCAGGTAGTATTATCATGGCTGAGTAGTGGGGCTCAATCTGACTGGAATGAGTGATGCATGCTAGTGCGCTGGTAGTGCTTACTCTCAACGGATAACCTGCTGGATCAAGTAAAACCTCGTCTCTAATGATGGTGAGTGTTCCATTAGTCGGCCGATTGCGCTGCCGAAATTTGTATCGCGCTCCACTGAGGATTGCATGATGGACAGTGGCCTTTTCATCTCACACGTCGGATCAGCACGGACGAGGCTATACTTTATAGTGCGACAACTAACAGTGTATTCCCGCCCCACTAACATCTTAGGCCCCCAATAGACGAGGCTTAGAACCTAGTAATCAACCATTTGTCTTCAATCATCTATTTAACCATCGACCATTATCATTACATCGACCCCGCAACGGCCACTACACTTCTCACAATCATGCCGTGGACTACAACCGAGCACTCGCCGAACACTCTCACCCGGCCCCTTGGCCCTAACGAGGTGTTCATCAAGCTGGTCAGTGACTTTGGCCACCCACTAGGCCGTGAACACTGGGCAGTGAACTACACTATCACCATCCGTCCCCGTGGGGACTTCGAAGCCGATCTCCTCCCAGCCCTGATCCGCCACAGCTGGTTGCACCTGCGCTTCCAACACCCTAGTCTAGCCGCGCATCCAGACTCCTCCAACGCCAACCTCGTGTACACAATCCCCGACTCTGTCGAGACCCTCAACCAATGGGCCTCGCaaaccttcttcatcaaatcGGACGCCCAATCCGCCGACGATGTGATCCGTACCATCGCACCCGCCCCTGACGCCCGACTCTACTACATCCCAAAATCCTCGCAAATCCTCCTGCACACCGCACACTGGCGCACTGACGGAGTAGgcggcttcctcctcctcggccagcTCGTTGACCTAATGTCCACTCACGCCGACACCATTCTCTCAGGGAACATCCCCGACCCCTTCGACGCCTTCACCTGGGGAACAGAAACCACCCGACTATCCCTATCCGTCGAAGAAGCCGGCAACATGACCCTAACCCCGACAGACGAGCAAAAGGACATCGCACAGGAAGCAGTAGAGACCTTCGCCTACGCCCAAGGCGCCATCGGAATCCCATACACGGGCGacgccaccaccatcccgtcGGGCACCCGAGCCGCCGAGCTAACCTTCACCCCGGCGACCACCGCCGCTGTTCTCTCCGCCACGAAAGCCCGGGGCCTCGGCATTACTGCCGCCACGCACGCAAGCGTCGCAGCAGTAAACTTCCGGCATGCTATCCCCGAGCACCGTGCCCAGGGTCGTCACTACACCAGCACTATCCGGCACACGCTGCGGCCGTATATGCCCCAACCATACTCCGGCCCCGCAGGAGCCGCCACGCTGTTCACCACGGGCTGGATGTACCGCGTCGACGCCTCAAGTACCTGGGAAGACAATGCGCGCAAGTATCACGCTGAGTATCGGCGGGGCCTTACTGAAGAGTATATCCTCGCTCATCGCGAATATGCGACTATGttggtgaagttgctgcGGAACCTTCCGGCACCGGATGAGCCGCCGAGTGATGTCGATATCAGTAGTTTAGGGGTTCTAGAGAAGTATTTGCAGAGGGAGTATGGAAGTCCTGAGAGTGGGTTTAGTATCTTGTATGCGGGACTTGGGGTGGAGATGCTCGCAAGACAGGGCGTGGTGTATGTTTGGACGTTTCGGGATCAGTTGACGTTGAGGCTAGTGTTTAATGAGGCGTATCATACGGAGCAGCAGATGGAGGAGTTTTTGAGGGATATCAAGGCGGATTTGTTAAgggagttgggggtggaagagTAGTGGTTGCTACATTGGGATGGGGTCGGGAATAGGAGGGTTCATATGATTCTTCTAATGTTTGTGATATTTGCTTGACATTTACTGACTAGAAACATATCGAAGCGTTCCATTATGGGAAATACTAGGCTTGGTACATTTTCCTGTATCCCAAACTAAGAAATGCGACCGATACAAATCGCTTGGATACTATAACTACCCCCggtcaaggagaagcagccGGATTCGAATCAAGGGCAAGTTTATTCCGGATCTTGTAACTTGGAACATGCACTACCCCATCTTCTACCGCAAATTCTACAATAAACTTTACTGACAGCGGCAGTAATCTCTGCAGAACTGGTGGATAGCCTGTAGGAACCCGAGACGTGTACCAGCAAACAGATAAGCAGGCCGAAGCAGGAAATTTAACGCATCGTCCCAGTTTTTGTATGTCTTgatttctgctttcttttccagttt
It contains:
- a CDS encoding uncharacterized protein (COG:M;~EggNog:ENOG410PWIQ), which gives rise to MLGNVIPRDLWKTCFRKAISGGHDEVFQLLMNKAPDVLSKTDYCEALLKASYVGSEGVIDVLASKVQLIPNSQAVMDEAL
- a CDS encoding uncharacterized protein (COG:S;~EggNog:ENOG410PSN3;~InterPro:IPR023213), with product MPWTTTEHSPNTLTRPLGPNEVFIKLVSDFGHPLGREHWAVNYTITIRPRGDFEADLLPALIRHSWLHLRFQHPSLAAHPDSSNANLVYTIPDSVETLNQWASQTFFIKSDAQSADDVIRTIAPAPDARLYYIPKSSQILLHTAHWRTDGVGGFLLLGQLVDLMSTHADTILSGNIPDPFDAFTWGTETTRLSLSVEEAGNMTLTPTDEQKDIAQEAVETFAYAQGAIGIPYTGDATTIPSGTRAAELTFTPATTAAVLSATKARGLGITAATHASVAAVNFRHAIPEHRAQGRHYTSTIRHTLRPYMPQPYSGPAGAATLFTTGWMYRVDASSTWEDNARKYHAEYRRGLTEEYILAHREYATMLVKLLRNLPAPDEPPSDVDISSLGVLEKYLQREYGSPESGFSILYAGLGVEMLARQGVVYVWTFRDQLTLRLVFNEAYHTEQQMEEFLRDIKADLLRELGVEE